A single Nitrospira sp. DNA region contains:
- a CDS encoding phosphoadenylyl-sulfate reductase: MTGPIQQKIRPTNEALKALSDSFESKQPQDVLAYALKQYGSNILLACSFGVEDVVLVDMIQKIAPRTKLFYLDTDFLFKETHDVKDRVIARYGLKPEQIIQMQSLLTPEQQAAQYGDALWSRTPDQCCQLRKIEPLTRVLKGYAAWITGIRRDQAPARAGAGLVEWDQKFNLVKFNPLAKWKAEDVWGYIKVYDVPYNELHDRNYPSIGCTHCTAPVMPGEDPRSGRWKNFAKTECGLHK; the protein is encoded by the coding sequence ATGACGGGCCCGATTCAACAAAAGATACGGCCAACAAACGAGGCGCTCAAGGCACTGAGCGACTCGTTCGAGTCGAAACAGCCGCAAGACGTGCTGGCCTATGCACTTAAGCAGTATGGCTCGAACATCCTCCTGGCCTGCAGCTTTGGCGTGGAGGACGTTGTGCTTGTGGACATGATCCAGAAGATCGCCCCACGAACGAAGCTCTTCTATCTGGACACGGATTTTCTGTTCAAGGAAACGCACGACGTGAAGGACCGCGTGATCGCCAGGTACGGGCTGAAGCCCGAGCAAATCATCCAGATGCAATCGCTCCTGACGCCCGAGCAGCAGGCGGCGCAGTACGGCGACGCGCTCTGGTCGCGCACACCGGACCAGTGCTGCCAATTGCGGAAAATTGAACCGCTGACGCGCGTATTGAAGGGCTATGCGGCCTGGATCACGGGTATCCGGCGCGACCAGGCCCCCGCACGCGCGGGTGCGGGCTTGGTCGAATGGGACCAGAAGTTCAATCTGGTGAAATTTAATCCGCTGGCAAAATGGAAAGCCGAAGACGTGTGGGGCTATATCAAAGTGTACGACGTGCCGTACAACGAACTGCACGACCGAAACTATCCCAGCATCGGCTGCACCCACTGCACCGCACCGGTGATGCCGGGCGAAGATCCCCGTTCGGGTCGCTGGAAAAACTTCGCCAAGACCGAGTGCGGGCTGCACAAGTAA
- the trpD gene encoding anthranilate phosphoribosyltransferase, producing the protein MGMQEFIAKIGVGQKASKDLTWDEAKQAMRLLIEGQATPAQVGAFLLAMRFKMESVTEMAAFTAAAKAYVAPLPVPPGLALVDLPVYAGKQDTFHASIGSAVVAAASGAAVLMHGHDIIPNRPGPASVLAQLGIATELAPKQAADELATKGFAYLDMALYHPPVARFLDLRLELGVRNLFHPVARMLNPARAPAQIIGLTHPPYFEKTAEALAMLGTKQALILRGVEGAPELSLASVTKALELRGERITPMSLQPKDAGLAMGTHQPMAGFPPGQAHREAELLRKILAYQLAGGQRDWIVMNAALLLYVAGKSATVQAGAKLAQQTLESGAAAKKLSELATGVAVK; encoded by the coding sequence ATGGGCATGCAAGAGTTTATTGCGAAAATCGGCGTGGGGCAGAAGGCCTCGAAGGATCTCACGTGGGACGAGGCCAAGCAGGCGATGCGCCTGCTGATCGAGGGCCAGGCCACGCCTGCGCAAGTCGGGGCATTTCTGCTTGCGATGCGCTTCAAGATGGAGTCGGTCACCGAAATGGCGGCCTTCACCGCCGCCGCGAAGGCCTATGTTGCACCGCTGCCCGTGCCGCCCGGCCTGGCGCTAGTGGATCTGCCGGTCTATGCGGGTAAGCAGGATACGTTTCATGCGTCGATTGGATCTGCTGTTGTCGCGGCAGCCAGCGGAGCCGCGGTTCTCATGCACGGTCACGACATCATTCCAAACCGGCCCGGTCCGGCCAGCGTGCTGGCGCAGCTCGGGATCGCGACTGAATTGGCACCGAAGCAGGCGGCAGATGAACTGGCAACGAAAGGGTTTGCCTATCTCGATATGGCGCTCTACCACCCGCCGGTCGCGCGCTTTCTCGATCTGCGGCTGGAGTTGGGCGTTCGTAACCTGTTCCATCCCGTGGCCCGGATGCTGAACCCCGCCCGCGCACCGGCCCAGATCATCGGTCTCACGCATCCACCCTATTTCGAAAAGACGGCGGAAGCCCTCGCGATGCTCGGCACAAAGCAGGCGCTGATCCTCCGCGGCGTGGAGGGTGCCCCGGAGCTGTCACTCGCGTCGGTCACGAAGGCGCTGGAACTGCGCGGGGAGCGGATCACGCCGATGTCGCTGCAGCCGAAAGACGCGGGCCTGGCGATGGGTACCCACCAGCCGATGGCGGGCTTCCCGCCTGGGCAAGCTCACAGGGAAGCTGAATTGCTGCGGAAAATTCTGGCCTATCAATTGGCTGGAGGACAGCGCGACTGGATCGTTATGAACGCGGCGCTGCTGCTCTACGTGGCCGGCAAAAGCGCGACCGTCCAGGCCGGCGCCAAACTGGCACAGCAGACACTCGAGTCTGGCGCGGCAGCAAAGAAACTGTCGGAGTTGGCAACGGGAGTAGCGGTCAAATGA
- a CDS encoding sulfate adenylyltransferase subunit 2 translates to MKHLRQLEDQSVYIFREAYKNFDNLGMLWSMGKDSTVLLWLARKAFFGQVPFPLLHVDTSYKIPAMIEYRDRLAREWRLNLVVGQNKEALAKGMNHTLGRVECCTALKTMGLKNLIAEKGYTGIILGVRADEEGTRAKERYFSPRDKHGDWDFRDQPPELWDQYKTTFPPGTHIRIHPLLDWTEINIWEYIKLENIPFIDLYLDKGDGTRYRSLGCAPCTLPIRSTAKTVDDIIEELRHTNVAERAGRAQDEGRGMELLRKDGYM, encoded by the coding sequence ATGAAGCATTTACGGCAGCTGGAAGATCAAAGCGTCTATATTTTCCGCGAAGCCTACAAGAACTTCGACAACCTCGGCATGCTCTGGTCCATGGGCAAGGACTCGACGGTGCTCCTGTGGCTTGCGCGCAAGGCCTTCTTTGGCCAGGTGCCCTTCCCGCTACTGCACGTGGATACAAGCTACAAGATTCCCGCGATGATCGAGTATCGCGACCGGCTGGCCCGCGAATGGCGCCTCAATCTCGTCGTCGGCCAGAACAAGGAAGCACTCGCCAAGGGCATGAATCATACGCTGGGGCGGGTCGAATGCTGCACGGCCCTCAAAACAATGGGCCTCAAAAATCTCATCGCGGAGAAGGGCTACACGGGGATCATCCTGGGCGTGCGGGCCGACGAGGAGGGCACGCGCGCCAAGGAGCGGTATTTTTCCCCGCGCGACAAGCACGGCGACTGGGATTTTCGCGACCAGCCGCCCGAATTGTGGGATCAATACAAGACGACGTTCCCGCCGGGGACGCACATCCGTATCCATCCGCTGTTGGACTGGACCGAGATCAACATTTGGGAATACATCAAGCTCGAAAACATTCCTTTCATCGATCTCTATCTCGACAAGGGCGACGGCACGCGCTATCGCAGCCTCGGCTGCGCGCCTTGCACCTTACCGATCAGGTCGACGGCCAAAACGGTGGACGACATCATCGAGGAGCTGCGCCATACGAACGTGGCCGAGCGGGCGGGCCGCGCCCAGGACGAGGGCCGCGGCATGGAGCTATTAAGAAAAGACGGGTACATGTAA
- a CDS encoding adenylyl-sulfate kinase yields MTTKTQAETITKPNETMNIVIVGHVDHGKSTLLGRLYADTGSLPEGKIEKVQAICRQQGKEFEYAFLFDAFLEEQEQGITIDTARTFFIWNNRQYIIIDAPGHKEFLKNMVSGAARAEAALLLIDALEGVKEQSKKHGYLLSMLGVKQVAVAVNKMDLAGYRQDVFAGIEKEYREFLGQFKVTPAQVIPVSAKFGENIAARSKQMPWYQGPTVLDALGLFTKETARPEQALRFPVQDVYKFDARRIVAGRIASGKLKVGDRLVFSPSNKTVNIRTIEAFNIEPPPTEAIAGQSVGITLDEQIFIERGEIASHAMAIPLVSTAFRANLFWLGRRPLEQGRKYTLRLATQEVACEVAIIHRIVDASDLALQQGGTTVGRNQVAEVTFRTKAPMAFDLSSTAEITGRFVVVDEYDIAGGGIITESVRDEQEFLRDEARKRDFAWVKGEVNAEARAQYYGHRAALVLLTGGEHTGKSFLARKLESLLVAEGRHAYLLDGENLRRGLDADLLESDAKEMARRYGEVARLLIDTGLIVVSTTNPFGAAYRQALPSIRTLVNPAPVLAAHLSKAEEEAPANTDLTFAGPKDFDAAARQIIEELKKRGVLALAVGVRPTFQYSI; encoded by the coding sequence ATGACGACCAAGACGCAAGCGGAAACCATCACCAAACCCAACGAGACGATGAACATCGTCATCGTCGGCCACGTGGACCACGGCAAGTCCACTCTGCTGGGCCGGCTCTATGCCGACACAGGGTCGCTGCCGGAAGGGAAGATCGAAAAGGTCCAGGCCATCTGCCGCCAGCAGGGCAAGGAATTCGAATATGCCTTCCTGTTCGACGCCTTTCTTGAGGAACAAGAGCAGGGGATCACGATCGACACGGCACGGACCTTCTTCATCTGGAACAACCGGCAGTACATCATTATCGATGCGCCGGGCCACAAGGAGTTCCTCAAGAACATGGTCTCGGGCGCGGCCCGTGCCGAGGCCGCACTTTTATTGATCGACGCGCTCGAGGGCGTGAAGGAGCAGTCCAAGAAGCACGGCTATTTGCTCTCCATGCTGGGCGTGAAGCAGGTGGCCGTCGCTGTCAACAAGATGGACCTCGCCGGCTACCGGCAGGACGTCTTCGCCGGCATCGAAAAGGAATATCGGGAGTTTCTCGGCCAGTTCAAAGTCACCCCCGCGCAGGTCATTCCCGTGAGCGCCAAGTTTGGCGAAAACATCGCCGCGCGCAGCAAGCAAATGCCCTGGTATCAGGGACCAACAGTGCTAGATGCGCTGGGGCTCTTCACGAAGGAAACCGCGCGACCGGAGCAGGCGCTGCGTTTCCCGGTGCAGGACGTCTATAAATTCGACGCGCGCCGGATCGTCGCGGGCCGGATCGCGTCAGGCAAGCTCAAGGTCGGCGACCGACTGGTCTTCTCGCCGTCGAATAAAACGGTCAACATCCGGACGATTGAAGCCTTCAACATCGAGCCGCCGCCGACCGAGGCCATAGCCGGGCAATCTGTCGGCATCACGCTAGACGAGCAGATTTTCATCGAGCGTGGCGAGATCGCCTCGCACGCAATGGCGATCCCGCTGGTCTCCACCGCATTTCGCGCAAACCTGTTCTGGCTGGGACGCAGGCCGCTTGAACAGGGGCGTAAATATACGCTCCGGCTGGCCACCCAGGAAGTGGCTTGCGAAGTGGCCATCATCCACCGGATCGTGGATGCCTCCGATCTGGCGCTTCAACAAGGTGGGACTACGGTCGGTCGCAATCAGGTGGCTGAGGTCACGTTCCGCACGAAGGCACCGATGGCCTTCGACCTGTCCTCGACCGCGGAAATTACCGGCCGATTCGTCGTCGTGGACGAGTACGACATCGCTGGCGGCGGCATCATCACCGAATCGGTCCGCGATGAACAGGAATTTTTGCGCGACGAAGCGCGCAAGCGCGATTTTGCCTGGGTCAAGGGCGAGGTTAACGCGGAAGCCCGCGCGCAATATTATGGACACCGGGCAGCGCTGGTGCTGCTCACCGGCGGCGAGCACACGGGCAAGTCATTTCTGGCGCGCAAGCTGGAATCGTTGCTGGTCGCAGAAGGGCGGCATGCGTATCTCTTGGACGGCGAAAACCTGCGCCGCGGCCTCGACGCCGACCTACTGGAGTCCGACGCAAAGGAAATGGCCCGCCGCTACGGCGAAGTGGCCCGGCTGCTCATCGATACGGGGCTTATCGTCGTCTCAACGACCAATCCCTTCGGCGCGGCCTATCGGCAGGCCCTGCCGTCCATTCGAACACTGGTTAATCCAGCGCCGGTGTTGGCCGCACACCTAAGCAAAGCGGAGGAGGAGGCTCCGGCCAACACCGACCTGACGTTCGCAGGGCCGAAAGACTTTGACGCCGCTGCGCGGCAGATCATCGAGGAACTGAAGAAACGCGGCGTGCTCGCTCTGGCCGTGGGGGTCCGCCCGACTTTTCAGTACTCCATCTAA
- a CDS encoding Mrp/NBP35 family ATP-binding protein yields the protein MADKDLRTILGNLQYSDDAKVVQQITEQMKQVQARMAGIRHKLVVMSGKGGVGKSMTTINLALALARLGHKVGVLDVDLNGPCVPRMLGMHGQSLTITPDGATPPVGPLNMKVASMDFFLGDASPVRWKGPMDVSPVWLGLMEMNVIREFLADVKWGELDYLLVDLPPGAAADKPPVIAGYIPDLDGAIVVTTPSEVASDVVQKSVSYARDMGIKVLGMVENMSEYRCPACGVESALFEGDTQALCDALNVPLLGRIPFDRTFAKTFDKGEPLLDPTYPTIKKYLDVAGRIIQIVDLKKVLAQKL from the coding sequence ATGGCTGATAAAGATCTCAGGACAATCCTCGGCAATCTCCAGTACAGCGACGACGCGAAAGTCGTCCAGCAGATCACCGAGCAGATGAAACAGGTCCAGGCCCGCATGGCTGGGATCAGGCACAAGCTCGTCGTAATGAGCGGCAAGGGCGGCGTCGGCAAGAGTATGACGACGATCAACCTCGCACTCGCGCTGGCCCGGCTCGGACACAAGGTCGGCGTACTGGATGTGGACCTGAACGGCCCCTGCGTCCCGCGCATGCTGGGGATGCACGGTCAGTCACTGACAATCACTCCCGACGGCGCCACGCCGCCGGTCGGTCCGTTGAACATGAAAGTTGCCTCGATGGATTTCTTCCTCGGTGACGCCTCGCCGGTGCGGTGGAAGGGCCCAATGGATGTCAGCCCCGTCTGGCTAGGCCTGATGGAAATGAACGTGATCCGCGAATTCTTGGCCGACGTGAAATGGGGCGAGCTGGACTATCTTCTGGTCGACCTGCCGCCCGGGGCCGCGGCCGACAAGCCGCCAGTGATCGCGGGCTACATTCCCGATCTCGACGGTGCGATCGTCGTGACCACGCCCTCAGAAGTGGCCTCCGACGTCGTCCAGAAATCCGTGTCCTACGCGCGTGACATGGGCATCAAGGTCCTCGGCATGGTCGAGAACATGAGCGAATACCGCTGCCCCGCCTGCGGCGTCGAGTCTGCCCTCTTTGAGGGCGATACGCAGGCCCTGTGCGATGCCTTGAATGTCCCGCTGCTCGGGCGCATTCCCTTCGATCGGACCTTTGCCAAAACCTTCGACAAGGGGGAGCCGTTACTCGATCCGACCTATCCCACGATCAAAAAATACCTGGACGTGGCCGGACGGATCATCCAGATTGTGGACCTCAAAAAGGTCTTGGCTCAAAAGCTCTAG
- a CDS encoding YebC/PmpR family DNA-binding transcriptional regulator yields MGGHSHWATIKRHKSAQDAKRGKIFTRIIRELTIAARSGGDPNGNPRLRLAIAKAKEANMPGDTLKKAIQRGTGELPGVTYEEFTLEGYGPGGTALLLEITSDNRNRTVAEIRSLFTKNAGNMAEAGAVAWQFHKKGVLTVERSKVDEDKLLSLALDAGAEDVKSGEKAFEVITEPTDFEAVKKALADATIQTALAEISFVPQNTIKLDEKNAEQMLKLMEILDEHDDVQKVHANFDISDEVMEKVAAAAG; encoded by the coding sequence ATGGGCGGCCACAGTCATTGGGCAACGATCAAGCGGCACAAGTCCGCGCAGGATGCCAAGCGCGGCAAGATTTTCACGCGCATCATCCGCGAGCTGACCATCGCGGCCCGGTCCGGCGGCGACCCCAACGGCAACCCGCGCCTACGGCTGGCCATTGCCAAGGCGAAGGAGGCCAACATGCCGGGCGACACGCTCAAGAAAGCCATCCAGCGTGGCACGGGCGAACTGCCGGGCGTGACCTACGAGGAATTTACGCTGGAAGGATACGGCCCGGGCGGGACGGCGCTGCTGCTGGAAATCACCTCAGACAATCGCAACCGCACAGTCGCGGAAATCCGAAGCCTTTTTACGAAGAACGCCGGCAACATGGCAGAAGCCGGCGCCGTGGCCTGGCAGTTTCATAAAAAAGGCGTGCTGACTGTAGAGCGCAGCAAGGTCGACGAGGACAAGCTCCTGTCACTCGCCCTGGATGCCGGAGCAGAGGACGTGAAGTCCGGCGAGAAGGCCTTTGAGGTCATCACCGAGCCGACCGATTTCGAGGCCGTGAAGAAGGCGCTGGCTGACGCCACGATCCAGACGGCGTTGGCCGAAATCTCCTTTGTCCCACAGAACACGATCAAGCTGGACGAAAAGAACGCCGAACAGATGCTCAAGCTCATGGAAATTCTCGACGAGCACGACGACGTGCAGAAGGTGCACGCCAATTTCGACATTTCTGACGAGGTCATGGAGAAAGTCGCCGCAGCAGCAGGTTAA
- the ruvA gene encoding Holliday junction branch migration protein RuvA, which produces MIAALTGRLATKAPSSITLDVQGVGYEVFIPLSTFFALPEVNASASLCVYTHLREDAIQLYGFVTATEKDAFLLLTGVSGIGPKLALSVLSTLSVPDLVSATQAGDLDKLASVPGIGKKSAARIVLELKDKIERLRVTPGPSAPAGGGSLGKLEDDALSALINLGYKTADVRDAIKRVAGAKSEPIPLKELIRAVLKELA; this is translated from the coding sequence ATGATTGCCGCGCTCACCGGCCGGCTGGCTACCAAGGCCCCCTCTTCCATCACGCTCGACGTCCAGGGTGTCGGGTACGAAGTCTTCATTCCGCTCAGCACGTTTTTCGCTCTCCCCGAAGTCAATGCCTCGGCCTCCCTATGCGTTTACACGCACCTGCGCGAGGACGCCATCCAGCTTTACGGCTTTGTCACGGCAACGGAGAAGGACGCCTTCCTTCTGCTGACCGGCGTCAGCGGCATCGGTCCAAAACTGGCTCTGAGCGTGCTCTCGACATTGAGCGTCCCCGATCTAGTGTCCGCCACGCAGGCCGGCGATCTGGACAAACTCGCCTCCGTCCCCGGGATAGGCAAAAAGTCCGCCGCACGGATTGTGTTAGAATTAAAGGACAAGATTGAACGGCTGCGCGTCACGCCCGGCCCGTCAGCACCGGCCGGCGGCGGGTCACTGGGTAAGCTTGAAGATGATGCCCTGTCGGCCCTGATCAATCTGGGGTACAAGACGGCGGACGTGCGGGACGCGATCAAGCGGGTGGCCGGCGCAAAATCTGAACCGATACCGCTCAAGGAATTGATCCGGGCAGTCCTGAAGGAGTTGGCGTGA
- the ruvB gene encoding Holliday junction branch migration DNA helicase RuvB encodes MSEPEDRLLTNESTDDERSIEASLRPQTLPEYIGQAKMKESLRICIEAAKQRREALDHAIFYGPPGLGKTTIAHVIAHEMGVAIRSTSGLVLAHAGDLAAILTNLQEHDVLFIDEIHRLPASVEEALYPAMEDFQLDLVVGQGPSTRTIKLDLPRFTLVGATTRAGSLTSPLRERFGLVHRLDFYSPDDLTTIVTRSAGLLGIPVEAAGAREIAGRARGTPRIANRLIKRARDFAQVKATGRISKQVAKDALDWLGVDAAGFDDMDRKILSTVIDKFNGGPVGVESLAAAVNEEKTTLEDVYEPYLIQSGYLERTARGRQATRLAYLHFGKKKDLLP; translated from the coding sequence ATGAGCGAACCGGAAGATCGCCTCCTGACGAACGAGTCGACCGACGACGAGCGCAGCATTGAGGCGTCGTTGCGCCCGCAGACCCTGCCCGAGTACATCGGCCAGGCGAAGATGAAGGAATCGCTGCGCATCTGCATCGAGGCGGCAAAACAGCGGCGCGAGGCCCTCGACCACGCCATCTTCTACGGCCCGCCGGGACTCGGCAAGACCACCATCGCGCACGTCATCGCCCATGAAATGGGCGTGGCCATTCGCTCCACATCGGGATTGGTCCTGGCCCATGCGGGCGACCTCGCCGCAATCCTGACCAATCTGCAAGAGCATGACGTCCTGTTCATCGATGAAATTCACCGGCTCCCGGCCTCAGTGGAGGAGGCGCTCTATCCCGCGATGGAGGATTTCCAGCTAGACCTCGTCGTTGGGCAGGGGCCGTCCACCCGCACGATCAAACTGGATTTGCCGCGCTTCACGCTTGTTGGCGCCACAACCCGTGCCGGCTCGCTGACCTCGCCGCTGCGGGAGCGGTTCGGGCTTGTTCACCGGCTGGATTTCTATTCCCCGGATGATCTGACCACGATCGTTACGCGCTCCGCGGGTTTGCTGGGCATTCCCGTCGAGGCAGCGGGCGCCCGTGAAATCGCCGGTCGCGCGCGGGGCACGCCCCGCATTGCCAACCGGCTGATCAAACGCGCACGGGACTTTGCTCAGGTCAAGGCGACGGGCAGGATTTCGAAACAGGTGGCCAAGGACGCGCTGGACTGGCTGGGCGTGGATGCCGCAGGATTTGACGACATGGATCGCAAAATCCTGTCCACCGTCATCGACAAGTTCAATGGCGGACCAGTCGGGGTAGAGTCCCTGGCGGCTGCCGTCAACGAAGAGAAGACGACGCTAGAGGACGTCTACGAACCTTATCTCATCCAATCCGGCTATCTGGAGCGGACCGCCCGCGGCCGACAGGCTACCCGACTGGCCTATTTGCACTTTGGGAAGAAAAAAGACCTCCTACCCTGA
- the pheA gene encoding prephenate dehydratase, translating into MKDRTGPPQELQAHRIKIDRIDDDILRLLNERSQHVIEIGKLKRKADSEANLHTPAREAEIIARLTRQNHGSFPNEAIRFVYREIMSASLSLEGPQKVAYLGPPATFTHLACIQKFGTSAEYLAVASIKDVFDEVERGRAHFGVVPIENSTEGVVNHTLDMFFDSNLSIYGEVLQEVSHYLLSKTGRMEGIKKIYSHPHAIAQCRNWLETNLPNVPVSEVTSTARAAELCKTEASSAAIASELAGQLYGLTVVKARIEDNINNFTRFLILSKTAPERTGKDKTSVMLSVKDKVGALYDLLRPFASHGLNMTKIESRPSRRKAWEYIFFVDVEGHAEEERVKKALDEIKSRCLFMKILGSYPAHS; encoded by the coding sequence ATGAAAGACCGGACGGGTCCCCCCCAGGAACTTCAGGCGCACCGGATAAAAATTGACCGGATCGACGACGACATCCTGCGCCTGCTGAACGAACGCTCGCAACACGTCATCGAGATCGGCAAGCTGAAGCGGAAAGCCGATTCCGAGGCCAATCTCCACACGCCGGCCCGCGAAGCGGAAATCATTGCCCGGTTGACGCGGCAGAACCACGGCTCCTTCCCCAACGAAGCGATCCGGTTCGTCTACCGCGAGATCATGTCCGCCTCGCTGTCGCTGGAGGGGCCGCAGAAGGTCGCCTATCTGGGGCCGCCGGCCACGTTCACGCATCTGGCCTGCATCCAGAAGTTCGGTACCTCAGCGGAATACCTCGCGGTGGCCAGTATTAAGGACGTGTTCGACGAGGTCGAGCGCGGGCGAGCGCATTTCGGCGTCGTGCCGATCGAAAATTCGACGGAGGGCGTGGTCAACCACACACTCGACATGTTTTTCGACTCGAACCTCAGCATCTACGGCGAGGTGCTGCAGGAGGTGTCCCACTACCTGCTCTCAAAGACAGGGCGCATGGAGGGGATCAAGAAGATCTACTCGCATCCGCACGCTATCGCCCAGTGCCGGAACTGGCTGGAGACGAATCTGCCGAACGTGCCAGTTTCGGAAGTAACGAGCACGGCGCGCGCGGCCGAGTTGTGCAAAACGGAGGCGTCCTCCGCCGCCATTGCGTCGGAACTGGCCGGACAGCTCTACGGTCTGACGGTGGTCAAGGCGCGGATCGAGGATAACATCAACAACTTCACCCGCTTCCTGATCCTGTCGAAGACAGCTCCTGAGCGTACGGGTAAGGATAAGACGTCGGTGATGCTGTCGGTCAAAGACAAGGTCGGCGCGCTCTACGATTTGCTGCGCCCGTTTGCCTCACACGGACTCAACATGACAAAGATCGAATCGCGGCCGTCTCGGCGCAAGGCCTGGGAATACATCTTCTTCGTGGATGTCGAAGGCCACGCGGAGGAGGAGCGAGTCAAAAAAGCGCTCGATGAAATCAAGAGCCGATGCCTGTTCATGAAAATTCTTGGATCGTACCCCGCCCACAGTTGA
- a CDS encoding histidinol-phosphate transaminase: MTIKVHPDIESLSPYVPGKPIDELQRELGLSKIVKLASNENPLGPSPKALAVLAESSATLHRYPDGGAFKLRTALADRWKVALDQVLLGNGSDEIIGMLARAFLAPGDEAVLADNTFVIYQMEVTAAHGKAVIVPLQDGRHNLAAMAKAVTPRTKLLFVCNPNNPTGTMVNATDVETLMAKVPDHVIVVFDEAYVDYACDPRFPDTLGYVKRKRNAIVLRTFSKIYGLAGLRIGYGLTTTEIANYLNRVRPPFNANSLAQRAALAALGDEEHVAKSRALNHAEMAFVREGLAAHGFQPYPSEANFLCFDVNRDGRAVFEALLREGVIVRHIHGSWIRVTIGLPEENRQFLQALQAVLGRQ; the protein is encoded by the coding sequence ATGACAATCAAAGTTCATCCCGATATTGAGTCGCTCTCGCCCTACGTACCGGGCAAGCCGATCGACGAACTGCAGCGCGAGCTGGGACTCTCGAAGATCGTCAAGCTAGCCTCGAACGAGAACCCGCTCGGGCCCTCGCCCAAGGCGCTGGCCGTGCTCGCCGAGTCGTCTGCGACGCTGCACCGCTATCCGGACGGCGGCGCCTTCAAGCTACGAACGGCCCTTGCCGACCGCTGGAAGGTGGCGCTTGACCAGGTGCTCCTTGGCAACGGCTCCGACGAAATCATCGGCATGCTGGCGCGCGCCTTTCTCGCGCCCGGGGACGAAGCCGTACTCGCCGACAACACCTTCGTCATTTATCAAATGGAGGTGACCGCCGCGCATGGCAAGGCCGTCATTGTACCGTTGCAGGACGGCCGCCACAATTTGGCCGCTATGGCGAAGGCTGTCACGCCTCGCACGAAACTGCTGTTCGTCTGCAACCCCAACAATCCGACGGGCACAATGGTGAACGCGACTGATGTCGAAACGCTCATGGCGAAGGTGCCGGACCATGTGATCGTGGTCTTTGACGAAGCGTATGTCGACTACGCCTGCGATCCGCGATTTCCGGATACCCTCGGCTACGTGAAGCGGAAGCGGAACGCGATCGTGCTGCGGACGTTCTCAAAAATTTACGGCCTGGCGGGCCTGCGGATCGGCTACGGCCTCACGACGACGGAGATTGCAAACTACCTCAACCGCGTGCGGCCGCCGTTTAACGCCAACAGTCTCGCGCAACGCGCGGCGCTGGCAGCGCTTGGGGACGAGGAGCACGTGGCGAAGAGCCGTGCACTCAACCACGCGGAAATGGCCTTCGTGCGGGAGGGGCTTGCGGCGCACGGCTTCCAGCCGTACCCCAGCGAGGCGAACTTTCTCTGTTTTGACGTCAACCGCGACGGCCGCGCGGTCTTCGAGGCGCTGCTGCGCGAGGGCGTCATCGTCCGTCACATTCACGGGTCGTGGATACGCGTCACCATTGGACTGCCGGAAGAAAACCGACAATTCCTGCAGGCACTGCAAGCAGTTCTCGGTCGGCAATGA